Proteins encoded by one window of Geobacter sp. DSM 9736:
- the rplP gene encoding 50S ribosomal protein L16, whose product MLMPKRVKHRKQMKGRMTGAAGRGTSLAFGDFGLQATECCWLDSRQIEAARIAMTRYIKRGGKIWIRIFPDKPLTAKPAETRMGKGKGSPDSWVCVIKPGRILYEMEGVSEEIAREALRLAANKLPLATKFVSRKEIYEGE is encoded by the coding sequence ATGTTAATGCCCAAGAGAGTTAAACATAGAAAGCAGATGAAAGGGAGAATGACAGGCGCTGCAGGCCGCGGTACCTCCCTTGCTTTCGGTGACTTCGGACTTCAGGCCACTGAGTGCTGCTGGCTGGATTCCCGTCAGATCGAAGCTGCGCGTATCGCGATGACCCGTTACATAAAAAGGGGCGGCAAGATCTGGATCCGTATTTTTCCTGATAAGCCGCTTACCGCTAAGCCTGCCGAAACTCGTATGGGCAAGGGAAAGGGCTCTCCCGATTCATGGGTCTGTGTCATCAAGCCTGGCAGGATCCTGTACGAAATGGAAGGCGTGTCTGAAGAGATAGCGCGCGAGGCTTTGCGACTGGCTGCGAACAAACTGCCGCTCGCCACAAAGT